The Penicillium oxalicum strain HP7-1 chromosome VIII, whole genome shotgun sequence DNA segment CAGTACCTCTCCCTCCTCGTCAAGTTGGGATTGGAGCGTCGACGCCAACCAGCGCAACATGCTGTCCATGGCTAAAGCGAGAGGTGCCACAACGTTCGAGCTGTTCTCGAACTCCCCAACCTGGTGGATGTGCATCAACCACAATCCGTCGGGGTCTGATGACGGAACCAGCAACAACTTGCAATCGTGGAACTATGATCAGCACGCCATCTACCTGGCAACGATTGCCGAGTATGCCGCAGCTCACTGGGGTGTCTCTTTCCAATCGGTGGAGGCTTTCAATGAACCTGCTTCCGGGTGGTGGAATGGGCGCACCGGAACACAGGAAGGCTGTCATTTTGATGCCAGTACTCAGGCCACAGTGATTGGGAACCTTCGGTCGGAGCTCAATGTTCGAGGGCTCAGCTCCACTCTCATCGCGGCCTCTGACGAGAACACCTACGATCTGGCCATCTCCACGTGGAACAGCCTCGGCAGCACAGCGACGCGCCAGGTGGGGCGAATCAACGTTCACGGCTATCAGTACGGTCAAGGTCGACGGGATACTCTGTATAGCTTAGCCTCCGGTGCAGGCAAACGACTTTGGAATAGCGAGTATGGGGAGAGTGATGCCACCGGTCGCAGTCTCGTGGACAACCTGTTGCTTGATTTCCGCTGGCTTCATCCGACAGCATGGGTTTATTGGCAGGCGATTGATGGCGGTGGCTGGGGGCTGATCGAAGGCGATAACGACAAGCTCACCCTGGGCGCCGTCAGTCAGAAGTACTACGCGCTCGCCCAATTCGCTCGACATATTCGGCCGGGAATGCAGATCCTCGACGGTGGCAGCAATTACACGGTCGCGGCGTACGACGCCAAT contains these protein-coding regions:
- a CDS encoding Endo-beta-1,6-galactanase, whose product is MRPSKNREWLLSLALNAMALPCVRADMTTTISSTTNWGTWEGFGVSLAWWAAAFGSRSDLADIFFSTKTTTYSGNRVPGLGFTIARYNAGACSSNTIDGSAMVVSPKMIPSRQVDSYWLDWHSTSPSSSSWDWSVDANQRNMLSMAKARGATTFELFSNSPTWWMCINHNPSGSDDGTSNNLQSWNYDQHAIYLATIAEYAAAHWGVSFQSVEAFNEPASGWWNGRTGTQEGCHFDASTQATVIGNLRSELNVRGLSSTLIAASDENTYDLAISTWNSLGSTATRQVGRINVHGYQYGQGRRDTLYSLASGAGKRLWNSEYGESDATGRSLVDNLLLDFRWLHPTAWVYWQAIDGGGWGLIEGDNDKLTLGAVSQKYYALAQFARHIRPGMQILDGGSNYTVAAYDANAHKLVIVAANWGPAQYLNFDLSHFSKAGVSGALVPRWITQVGSGAQYVSHSDTYLSGSKFWSYFPTGAVQTFEVANVSL